The following nucleotide sequence is from Salmo salar chromosome ssa08, Ssal_v3.1, whole genome shotgun sequence.
ccgctgtttaaaatcaatttttatgccatttttctcgtaaaaaagcgataatattccgaccgggagtggtggttttcgttcaaagagagagaaaataaatacatctcgtgccctcgtgcacgagccccagtctgatggtcctctgactggccactatccaaaggcgctaatgtgtttcagccaggggctgactcgatatcattcagctttttcccgggttctgagagcctatgggagccgtaggaagtgtcacgttacagcaaagatcctaaacgttcaataaacagaggcaagaagcccaaggaatggtcagagagggtacttcctgtttggaatcttctcaggtttttgcctgccatatgagttctgttatactcacaggcaccattcaaacagttttagaaactttagggtgttttctatccaaagctaataattatatgcatattctagtttctgggcaggagtagtaaccagattaaatcgggtacgttttttatccagccgtgcaaatactgccccctatccccaacaggttaacagcagCTTGACACCTACCTTTCTACAGGTGATGTTGGCAGAGCTCCCATGGTGAAAATAGTAAGCTCACGTTTATCCAAACTGAGTTCAACTTCTACTTCCCTGACATTGAAAACAAGTCCGCTAAACTTGACTGGGTGAATAATCCTTTCATGACTGACAGTACCAACAACAGTCCTACCAGACTGCAGGAAAATCTTCTGTACGTGTCCTCAAACCGTGGCCTGAATTTGAGGTACTCAGAGACAAGAGTGTCACATTTCTGGTGTGATGTGAAGGAATATCCTGACTTGGGGGGAAACATACAACGACTTAACTGCTGCCCTTTGAATCTACAATGCTTATATGAAGTGAGACTTTCATCCATGACCCTAATCAAGACCATGCACAAGAAGGGACTCGAATTGGAGAAAAGCCTGATCACTGCTGTTGCCACATGGCCCCCAAGACTGACAAAGCTTATGAGTGAGAGACAGCATAAACTCTCTCATTGATTGGAGAGTCCTCATTTGGTCATACACAAGTCTATAAATATGGGTTACATGTATTGGGAGTATGAGTATAAAATGTGAGCTTTGTTATTGTATAATTtatctgaaaaaaatatataaaaagataaaaCTGATGTTAAGTGTACATTAGTATCATAGTAATACATCATCATCCTCAGTTAAATGACTAATATTGATATTCAACCTAATTTAGTCAAATTTACACCTATGTATATGCATTTACACCACAtgtatagggtcctagactacagattaactatacatatacacacacacacacacacacacacacacacacacacacacacactataaggtttaatattgttccacagttCTTTTCTAGTCTCTGCCTCAAAGAAACGGCCAGAGATGTGAGTTATTGCAGTCAAAACAGGGTGTCTGTGAGAAAGCGCCTCAAGGCTAAAAGAGATTCATAGACACAGAACACTGTAGGGAGTGAAAGAGataagagactagtcagacatACCACTATAAAGCAACTTGGGGAGTGGAAAATTACTGCTGAGcccttagaaaacactggaactAGTGTCGCTCCTGCAAGTTTGTAAAACTGtatatgcatgggcttggtctcatgagtagaaggtaTTGACCTAGGCAGTTACATCACTAGGGGTTGACTGCAAGCATATTAAAAGAAACTTGGACTTTTCCTATTTTTCAGAACTCAGGAGAGACATCAGTTGTATGTTTGATCTTTGACTTCTGTCTACAGCTGTATTTTGATAAAAATTGTTATGATTTATAAGTGCACATTTTGATTATTTCTTATTTGTTAAGTAAATAACGGAGCCTAGAAAAAAGGAACCAACAAGTTCCTGAAAATAACTAATGTTGTCCTGTCTTCATATCAATGCAGGAAGGATAGACCAAACAATTGACAGTAACATCTGGATAGCGAGACAAAAACAATATAATAAGAACAGAGTGTGATAAGGAACGGGGAACATACGTCAGAgacaaaaacagcaggagatAGAATGGCAGAACTCGTGAGACACGCGAGTCTGGAGAgattgtggtgtatgtgtgtgtaatacGTACCTCGTCGTCAGTGCGACTAGTCACCACCGTGTCGATCATCTTCCTGGGGTTGTTGACGCTGGACACAGTCAGCTTACCCAGCGAGCCTGCAAACTGCactgtggggggggggagggaAGAAGAACGATACACATGCATGTCACAGATACATCCTCAAAAACACACAAGGTGGTGTGATGATTATTCATTTGATCAAATCCTTGGTTAAAATAGTACTGGTTCTCTTTTTAatacttgattgagcttgcctggtgcaaAGGAACCAACGCAACAGTCCCCAAAGTGCAAATCCTGCCCATTTGGTACACCAGGTTGTGTGCCAAACACTATTTAActgaaaacaaatactatttgaactcgGGTCTGGATTTCATAATTGATCATGTATCATCCTAGTTTTATGATAATCATTCATGCGTTACCTGGTCTGTAGGTGTGTTCCAGCTTGGCCACCTGGGGGGTGATGAGTTTGGTGGTGTGCTCCTTCCTCACGCCGTCTCTGTCTCGCTCCTGCCTCTTCTCCATCTTCTCAAAGTAATTCTGCCAGGCAACACAAAATTGGCATCCATTTAGTTACATATTTCTGCATTTAATCCACCATAAACAGGGACAACTACTGAAAAAAACTATCAGGATAATCCATAGTAAAACTATTTATTAACACTCAATTAAAAGGTGGAGCTCTGACAGCAAAGGTCAAAGGATAGCAAGACCTATTGGTCCCTAGAAGCAGGTGAACAGGGATTAGATTGAGGATGACCGCCAAGTGGAACTAATAAAGGATCTGAATGACAGGACTGGAACAGTTGTTTCCCTGGTGTACATTATGAACTTGTTTTTGACATGCTCCCTCCTTATCCCATTCTGGATTGGTCCATCCGGCCTGGTAACGATCAGATGGAAACACAATGTAAAGACTCGTGTCAGCTTAATAAATGCCATTTCTATTTAATCTAATTTTAGGTTGGTCAGTAGGACAGAAGGTAATGGAACGTTCGGATAGAAACAGACTGTCTAAAGCCGACATGCATCTCTGCAAGAGGTTGCGTCAGGTTTATAACTGACATTTCTttctgccttgttcagaacgTCACGCCCTCCTGCACATAACCCTGCACTGACCTGGGTAATGTTTATTAGGGaacaccgtagcaaaacattttacaGCGGAAAATGACAAGCGTTAATTGGGCCAAGTCCAGGTAGCCATTCCCCATTTCAATCAATTTTCTTGCGCAGTTAAATAGCGTTTGGCACACTACCTGGTGTACCAAATGGGCAGGGTTTGCACTTTGGGGACTATTGCATTGCTTCCTAAATAGGCCAGGTttacacttttgggactattgcATTGGTTCCTTTGCACCTAGTGAATACAACCTGGGGTAATGTTCATTAGGAcccacagaagaaaaaaaagttacGATTTTGCATCAGAAAACAAAAACAGGCGTTTCTTATAGGACCAACTACTCACACCCAATTTCAGTCCATTATGTTCCGTTTGGTACCTAATGAACAGGGCCGCGCTTTTTCCATTGACTTGGCTGTACTgacctggtagtagtagtcatccAGGTAGGGATCAGTGCTCTGCAGCTGCATCATCTGGATCTTGGCCACCCACTCCTTCTCCCTCTGGGTCATCAAGTTACTGTAGGGGTCCCTGCTCCGCCAGTCCCCCACACGCCCGCCACGCTCACTGGGGAGAAAGACGATAGGGGAGGCAAAGTGAGAAAGAGGCTCCACAGCTGCTTCAGATGCAGGTTAGCTGAACGTAAAGCATTAGCAATTCAAGGAAATTTGTGCGGTAGTTTATGGCAACAGCACTGTGGATAGATATGGAGGAGACATGCGGATGCTGGGACAACTCAaatgatttacacacacacacacttcagtctACATACCCTCCTCTACTCTGCATCCTCTGGGTGAGCATGCGGCGGTGCTGGGGGTGCAGGTGCGTGGTGTTGTGCCGAATGATGGGACAGGGGACGTGGTTGAGAGGGGGCCCGCCGGGGTGGGGACCCATCCTGTGGGGAGGGGGCTGGCCGAAGAAGGGCCTGAAGCCTCCGCCACCAGGCAGAAACGGGGGACCCTGACAGCCCCTGGGGAAGCCAGCaacctgagagagggagaaggaaagaaacaaaaaatatatattttagaggaAAGGAAGGGAGGCTGTCATTGAATGTGTGTCGTGGAAATTTAAGGACTCAAACTCAATGTAAATGAATCAATTTATTATCACCACCACGTCAGGGAAGttcaatcaaagcttgatgaaaattctgaaagggggggggggggttccctTTCAGTCCTTATATACTGCTCCACAAACAAGTTATATAAGCATGATTTACATTATTAACGTTGGTTCCTGCATTTGACTGACGAGGCTTCTCTCAAAGTTAGGACCTTGAAACTGAGAAGGATCCCAGAGCAAcgttctgggcgtactgccaattGGTCTGAGGTGGTCACAGTCACCTGCACGAACCAAGATAGAGTGAGAGGTGTGTACAATTCAAGGATCTCTTCAGACAAAATGTTCCCTTGTGTGTTTATGCAAACACCCATTTCACATAACAGTATGTATAGACGTTCATAGATATGTTGTACATGTGAAACATTTCTGCTCATAGGGAGTGAGCATGCGGTGATTTCCCTACGCACCAATCGGAAGCAAAAGGTCTGAAACAGGGAGAAACTAAATGACCTTATTATAGAATTGCTCATTTCCGTTGTAACACTTTTTAACAATATGTTTATtgatttaatttttttactaGACTTATATAAGCAGAAATAttacatgaaaaaaaaaataacaaaaaccacATCAAAAGTTACCAGCAATATAAGATAAAATGATGAAACATTAAGACAAAAAAAGTGTTACAGAAGCATAAAACCACCAAAATTACATTTTACAGTGGTCTGATCTAATGGGAAAGAAGGTATTTGGGACAAATTTCAGATTAAACACAGCGCAACAAGCCAATCGGACATCTCTCACCACCACCCCACATGCACACAAAGCATAGTACACTACCCAGAGTTCCCCTCATTAGCCAATATGTTGCAACACTTTTTGGTATGGTGTGCACTTACGAATTAATACACCCCAGTTGCCAAATTTGTGAGTGAGACGGCTCAAGGCGAGTGCATTCAGGTGTACAGATGAGAACACAGGTGAGTGTTTAGTCCAGGTGTTGAGTCCAGTGACTATTTTAGCATGTAAgtgttggtggggcaaactcccaaaaatgtttttagatgcataccagcaaagccactacacatcaCTGGACTATAACGTTGCCagacggtgcccacaaactgttagaacctacgtaaggtgttgggacagctttataactgttacacctggctatcagcggagccttgtcttgcAGCGAAACAGTTCCTTCAGTCTCATTtatttcctttaaaaaaaatagctGATATGACCgaattgcttaaacaaatgtggttactaatgacaattgagatgtacaaactgtagcataaggggacgacgagcgaATAAgtggcaatccgtaatttcgattaatacaaatgagcgagctaggacggacatagTCGATTATAACCATTTGTTCAGAAACATatagcaacagaattcagaacatgggccgttcttacaatattctccctgtacaccaagtcagaaccacaGGATAAAGGAGGCAtagaagcagacaatgaaagcatttacaatattcgatgacaTTTATCTGAAACAGGCTcagggaccaaattattatggtgaggcacatgggctactaacatacttagtattactttcttaactacagtatacatatctccctggcatattatatcatttatgcagcagcatacaatacatttttggactcaccttgttggttctgtgctcacttgaactggaaggtggcgcggcggtccttggTGGGCAAATttagtcatcaaagtctggcattctctggattcatGGTACTTTCGAGACAACTGAGAACTccgaaaaaaacaaggttgaatcatgacgttagtgatcttcaggtcggagctctagaaagaggcagaGTTCCTGACTtgaatgaccgttcaaaatgtattttcccagtcggagctcgttttttccccagagttcccagttgtcgttaactcactgaagtcagatttttCCCAGttacgagtttccagttgttttgaaagcggtAGAAGTCATGTtgaattgacagcatggccaatgttgaatgtttactccactgaatagcaggctaatgtttgctttgcaatgcttgcagttagccactgattccttacaaaccactcattgttgaatttgcgatttccaacttgttgtgtaatgtttgtgtccaatggccgatgagcaccgatacattttatctatattttctcttcatatgacaaggattaaaaaggactTGCCAGTAGACTTGATTCATgaatcatgatgatgactgctagctaagattttgaaagtatgttgttgacatgatcagtccaatcaaagctactgtagacataacgtgatttgacctaattttatctgtggccaatgaccttgagccttcttggatgggcacttctaatgtaactctatggcagcacccaagcgCCTTGAATTTTCGAgttctccctgtagattttgcggtgccgtagtgtccccatgagtgacagaacactgagccaatcacagcgcaactagagtacattaccaacccctacgctccgtattttcgcCTGGCTGCCCCACCTCCACAGCAAACACCAAGTtatgctgaaacacctgcattttggagctgccttactcaagaaagcaaaaaagagaccatgtttgtatgcagctttattaactcaatgacaattttttttacattgtttgtaaactgatatgtgacacattaatgccaaaataacatactAAACGCTGCCCCACCTGACCTGAATGACAGGTTGCCACTGGttgagtctcacctgagagttGAGCATCTGGGCGCGTTGGATCTGGGACAGAACGGGGCCCACGCCGGCCGGGAACGGAGGACgacacagaggagagttctaacagagagagagaacccaacTCAGAaccaacactgacctggaacCGGCATCTGCAGTGAGCTAGAGAGTCCATCCATGAGCCAAGCTATTGAGCCAAAACCAAGATAGCTGCTATGGAATAATTAATATTTTGTACTTATATATCCACCCTCACGGAAGTAACTGACCATGAGAAGTCAACACTCATTCAACAATTGGTCAAGAACACCACAACAGaccaacaaaataaaaaaatctttaCATTCCACAACTTCACATGCCCCACCTAATAAATTAAGCGAAGGCCGGAGAGGTAGGACTCACAGCGATGTTTAAGAGGGTGTTGGGAGAGATGCGCTCGGGGAAGGAAGGGGGGTAGCGGTGTTGGTGGTGGACCGGGGCTCGCACATGAACGGCGGTGGGGTGGTGGATCTGCAACACACAGTAGAGAGAGGGTTTCAATACAACTCATTAGCCTATAActgtacacagagagagggttaaCTCCAGCTTTGCAACAGATAGGAAGAGAGTAGAGGCAGAAACAGGAGGATCAAGCAGTTACTAATAGTCTAATACAGTGGTTTCAAACTCCAGGCCCGTGGGCCACGGGGGCCAGATGTGGCCTGTGAACTGGAAGTTTGAGATCACTGGTCTAATAACTATGAACATTAGTTACTTCTGCAGAACAATTCCATGTTATACAAAACTACACTGAGAAGGGCATACACAGTTCACAAGGAATAGCCAAAATTACACAAATAACTATTTAAAATATAAGTGGGAGTACTTTGCATACAGACAGAAGATGAGGTAACAGTCCATAATGATTACTAAAAAGAGGGAGAAAGGGCAGAATTCTCCCACTGACCTGCTGCTGATGATGATTCAAAGCATGACTCATCGGCTGCTTGGGTGGAGTCCCGATAGGCACAGCCCTCACTGGTGGGCTACCAATCACGGGAGAGGACGAGCGAGGCGGGGGGGCCCTTTCCGACAAGTCCCGCCCATCCTCGCTCGTCATTGGCGGGGGCCGATTGGGCAGCCCCACTTCTTTGATGATAGACATAAGTGGACTGTCCTGGAAAGATGGGGAAGAAGAGAGTTTAACTTTTGGATCAAAGTCTACAATCAATAATGAATACAATTGGTTTAAACAAGATATGGTAAGTCATTCAGAGGGCAAATGTGCCAGCTATGTTGTTTTTCATGTAAAGTACAGGGCCACATTCAGCAAGGCACAACGTAGCTAAACAGTTCGTAACCGAAAAGCAatgttcttatttcttatttgacAAATTCAGGAAGTACATCCTGTTACAGCCTGTTTCAAAACAGGCAGGTATCTTACCTCCATTTGAGTGATTAGTCCAGGGGTGATGCTCACAGGCCCAAAtcccatgttgttctcccagaTATTGTGAGAGTTCATCTGAAAGAGAGAAGCAGAGGAAGAGAAGGCGTGTCAGAAGGCACTGCTCCCCTAGTGATAAATAATTATCGTCCCTCATTGAACGAGCTGATAGGGTTTGGAGAAGGAACTATAACATAGTTCTGCAGCATATAGAGCTACAGAATACTAGATCAgcggttctcaaacctctccttggAAACCCCCAGATTTTTCAAAATGATGTTATAGCTCTGAACCAGCTCACCTTATTCACCTAGTCAAGAGTTTGCTATTTAGTTGAAAAGCTGAGTCAGGTGTGCCTAACTCTGGCATAGATAAaatacatggaacggctgggggtacCCAGGAGAGGCTTGAGAACCACTGCACAAGATACAATGATCTGCAGCATTactacagtataatatactagACTGTCTCACCTGTTGCATGGGGGCTGCCCCTCGGCGTAGGAGGTGCTGATGCTGCTGGTAGCTAAGCAGGGAGGGGTGCGGTGGGCCGGGGGGTAGCCCCGACGTGGTCAGCTGGTGGTGTGGAGGGAGCTGGGAGGGGTGGTGGTGCTGCTGGGGgatggaagggggaggagggagaccaGTGGACCGGTCACCAGGCCCGGCTGGACCACCCACACTGGCGATGGCCGGGTCCGCCCCGAGAATCAACATGGCTAGGGACTCGGCTAGGtcgcctccccccctctcctccaggcCCGGAGGGGGCAtcgaagagagagagtgatgtggtggggggagggaAGACGGGTGGGGGACGCGGCTGGCGGGAGGAGGAAGGTGAACAGCGGAGGCGTTTCCTCCTCCCATtccccccatccctagtgccccTAGTCCTAAACCTCCGAGTCCGTCGTTCTTTTGTTCTTCGAGCTCGGCTAGACGCTTGTGCTCCTCCTGCCAGTCATCGTCTGTAGGAGGTAATAAGTCATTCCATTATCACAGGTGTCATCCATCCAAGTAATAAAGACTGACTGACAAATGGGGGATATTAACTGTGAATGGTAACATTAGCGATGAGGTAAAGGACGATATTTTTTACTAACCTTGGGTGCCGTTGTGTTTCTGCTTTTTTTCCCTTTGTCACTGACAAATTTACCACAACTGTGATTTTACCATGACCACAGCATTGAAGCTAGCTAAAGCAGACTTGCATATCCTGCATGTATTGTATGCACAAAAGGCTTGGCTATATGTTGGATATAGTGTGTGCACTGCAGATTTGCAGTGTAAATGATGCTTTCGTGGAACGTGCTGTAGCCTCATATTTTGAACAGTTATGAAAATACAACAGTTCATGCAGGAACAAAATTCTGGTAAAAAGGCCAACATTTGGAGGTTTCAATTTTTCAAAAGACTCACATAACTATAGAAATGGAGACCGTGATTTTAGAGACAATGTaacaacagctgatgtttaagGGGACTACAACAGTCAATTTGTTACTGGGCTCTCACCATCAGGTTATTCACATTATTCAAATTGAATCAAGTCACATTCCCAATTCGATTGCCCACCATGTATTAATTGACATTAAAGGCGATACAAATTGGGTCTAACAATAAATCTAGGACAAAAACTTTGTCCTGGCATTTCATGACCTGATTACCAGATATATTATTTTTAAAGCCCACTAGACGACTCATTTGTCGTCATTCTAAACATCATGAATAAAGGAAAAGAAAATACTGATGGGTGTTGCGCAATAGTGGACTAGGTGTCCAA
It contains:
- the LOC106609972 gene encoding protein PAT1 homolog 1 isoform X1, whose translation is MFRFQSLDEDCTTEKEEGLVEEEDEIDQFNDDTFGDGAIDDDWQEEHKRLAELEEQKNDGLGGLGLGALGMGGMGGGNASAVHLPPPASRVPHPSSLPPPHHSLSSMPPPGLEERGGGDLAESLAMLILGADPAIASVGGPAGPGDRSTGLPPPPSIPQQHHHPSQLPPHHQLTTSGLPPGPPHPSLLSYQQHQHLLRRGAAPMQQMNSHNIWENNMGFGPVSITPGLITQMEDSPLMSIIKEVGLPNRPPPMTSEDGRDLSERAPPPRSSSPVIGSPPVRAVPIGTPPKQPMSHALNHHQQQIHHPTAVHVRAPVHHQHRYPPSFPERISPNTLLNIANSPLCRPPFPAGVGPVLSQIQRAQMLNSQVAGFPRGCQGPPFLPGGGGFRPFFGQPPPHRMGPHPGGPPLNHVPCPIIRHNTTHLHPQHRRMLTQRMQSRGGERGGRVGDWRSRDPYSNLMTQREKEWVAKIQMMQLQSTDPYLDDYYYQNYFEKMEKRQERDRDGVRKEHTTKLITPQVAKLEHTYRPVQFAGSLGKLTVSSVNNPRKMIDTVVTSRTDDEEKREKQVWNKRRQILYTVEKMYSLLLEVQDFEKRFMQTPEEQREALLEQHKTHTLQLYSSLKEKEWDDRVSDEQCLLIMSVRKGKRLISRLIPFLPPLQAATVVMGIARNLPALAKKDKQDQVLCWLVEPIAVVISSLSSASLTDLLQELQGSEGQLSRVLQNKFGVTLLYLILSEGERMQSSNPTCQLMDDNRWTELVFSVTRELLNVPSSSLSPPLFTPPNLLSLFSRYVDRQRLELLQEKLQISALSR
- the LOC106609972 gene encoding protein PAT1 homolog 1 isoform X2, which gives rise to MGGMGGGNASAVHLPPPASRVPHPSSLPPPHHSLSSMPPPGLEERGGGDLAESLAMLILGADPAIASVGGPAGPGDRSTGLPPPPSIPQQHHHPSQLPPHHQLTTSGLPPGPPHPSLLSYQQHQHLLRRGAAPMQQMNSHNIWENNMGFGPVSITPGLITQMEDSPLMSIIKEVGLPNRPPPMTSEDGRDLSERAPPPRSSSPVIGSPPVRAVPIGTPPKQPMSHALNHHQQQIHHPTAVHVRAPVHHQHRYPPSFPERISPNTLLNIANSPLCRPPFPAGVGPVLSQIQRAQMLNSQVAGFPRGCQGPPFLPGGGGFRPFFGQPPPHRMGPHPGGPPLNHVPCPIIRHNTTHLHPQHRRMLTQRMQSRGGERGGRVGDWRSRDPYSNLMTQREKEWVAKIQMMQLQSTDPYLDDYYYQNYFEKMEKRQERDRDGVRKEHTTKLITPQVAKLEHTYRPVQFAGSLGKLTVSSVNNPRKMIDTVVTSRTDDEEKREKQVWNKRRQILYTVEKMYSLLLEVQDFEKRFMQTPEEQREALLEQHKTHTLQLYSSLKEKEWDDRVSDEQCLLIMSVRKGKRLISRLIPFLPPLQAATVVMGIARNLPALAKKDKQDQVLCWLVEPIAVVISSLSSASLTDLLQELQGSEGQLSRVLQNKFGVTLLYLILSEGERMQSSNPTCQLMDDNRWTELVFSVTRELLNVPSSSLSPPLFTPPNLLSLFSRYVDRQRLELLQEKLQISALSR